In the Arachis hypogaea cultivar Tifrunner chromosome 20, arahy.Tifrunner.gnm2.J5K5, whole genome shotgun sequence genome, CAGAAGGTGGAGAACAAAAAGATGAGGATCAATTATCAGAGGAAGTGACATTTGATCGATGCTTTTACATTTATGGAGGTCCGGAGCAGTTGGAGGTAAACCTTAATGATGTTGAatttggttgtttagattttgcTTTTTGGAAAATCATTTCACATGCAATACTCTCAGGAACTGGAAGCTCTGTCTAGTCATTATGCCCTGTTGTTTAACCGAAGAAAAGCAAAGTTATCAGCAGAGCAAAAGTCTGTATATGATGGGAAACTGAAAGAGGtccaacaaatttttaatttgagtaCTGAAATGGATGGAACCAGTGCTGATTTAAACAAAGGAAAGACAGTAAAGAGAGAAAATGAAGGAAGCGGTGATGAGATGAAGAATTTACATGATTCAAGTGTCAACAAGGCTGCTGAAATGGCTGCAGGGTAACTTAATCATTCCATGATattaatattgtgtttaattttgatgcatcaACAGTGTAGAAGTGTTGCCCTGTCGTCCAATTAAATTCTTTGGTTGATCAGAGCATTAAAGTAGTgggtaagaaaaaaaaaatagaaaaaggacttgaaaaaaatatttgtgtgaaaaaaagaagtaaaatgaaattacaaatgtACTTCATGGAAGTAGGGTAAGAAAAAGAATCTGTCATACACCTAAACATCTTGGAGAAGTGTAACATCCCAAAATTTTTGGAATCTAATTCTAATTAAGATTACTTTATTAAATTAGGGATGATTATATTCTATATTTGtttgttaataataattaaagtggTCCTTCAGAAATACACAACGTTGCTAATTTGAATGTTTGGAAGCGCAATAATATTAAGCACAGACTGAAGGTCATAGGATTATTGAAAGCGGGCCAAGGAATTTCTATTGCTTCTTGTATGTGACGTTATAAAAAGCACTCTTTTGTGTTACCCCTCCTAATTAGTTCTGGTTTTTTATTCATTTGTGTTCACTGCATAAGTATGCTTGCCATTTTTCCCTATTGATTGAGGAAGCCTGCTTTGATTTGTTAATGTATGTGATGAATCCTGTTGCATTTTTTTGCAGTTTTACGAATGTGTTGGCTGGGCTAGCTGTTAATGATATAATTCAGAGAACTACTGGAAGATTAGAATCTCTTCATTCTGAGGGAGTTCATGTATGCGAACATACTCTTGAATTTGGTGTCAGAATTTGAATATCATCTATAAAATTcagttttaatttttcatttgtgTTTATTTTATAAGTGAGAAAAATCAAATTTGCTGCTTTCCTTTGCAGAGACTATCTGAAATGTGCTGTTTTTCAGTTTCTCAACTTCTAATGCTTGGCAAATCCATCATTTCTTGTGCCAACAAAATCGAGGATGGAGAAGTTGATGAAGATAAGGTGAACATAGAGTGGCCTGAAGATGTTTCTGCCAAAGCCAAGATCATAAGGTTAAATGCCCAGACAATGATAGGATACGTGGAAGCAGTTTCGAACAGTTTTATTACAGGTTTGTTTCCTAAAAATAATTAAGGCCCACTTCTAACTAGAAAATAGTaaagcatatattttttttaaagaaatggaTATGTCCATATATCTTGGACTTCTATTTATGTTATGATAtgagatattaatattaattatgaaaTATAAAAAGATATGGCAAAACTTATATCCAAGACTGTTTTGTGTAAAAAACGAACGTTTGTTTGCGTACACATTCTCTTTAGATACCAAAAGGAGTTATGTTTAATCAGAACCTGTTTGTTGTTGCCGTGAGGCCATGTGAAACGGATGTGTCCATAGCACCTCCTGACATTTGTTTGCAAAAGTAATGTTAGGAATGCCACCAACAGCGTTCTGCAGTTCAACCAAGCAAGCTATTCGCTGATTTGATTGTGATCACAATTACATTGTTTCTGTTATATTATCATAGTCTAGTAGTTGCTTACCGAGTCACTCTTACGAAGTTATGCTCATCATTTTGCACTTTTGATGCATTTGTCAGGCATATCTGATGTAACCGAGGCCTATCAAGCTGCCATTAAAGTTGTTACTACTCCCGCCGAGTCTCGTACAGATTCTCCCCAAAAGTTGGTCCCTGAAAAAGCCACCACTTTCTCTGAACACCTTCGAGCTGATCAAGCCACAGCAATAAGCAAAATCCAGGACGGGTTGCAGTTTCTTGCACACGTAGTCATCTCAACCTCCATGAATGCTGCTTGAGAACCCCCATGTTTTTATTTGTAAATATATTCACGGTTTAATTCGATAAGAGACACCACTCCACTATGTTCATTGATGGTTGTATGTTACTCGGTTCACTCTTAGCCTAGTATCTGTACCTGGACAAATTTGTCCTTTTAAATTCATTCGAAcagcattttcttttttattctttaatttaggGAGTTTAGAAATGCTCACTGTTCATCAATGCGCTTGAGGTACGTGATTTATATAATCATGTAATAAAATGGTACATTAACTATATATGTAGCAGCTACATTT is a window encoding:
- the LOC112786668 gene encoding uncharacterized protein; amino-acid sequence: MDEKTQPLNKKNDDDEEDKVVAERQEPNPPAATGGWGFSSFSFLSDLQKAAAVAAEEISRNAAAVAETASKSFAELHDGAEDSEPEKDAAGESPTEKESDDEDDKLRKSALDKLEKASEDSLLSQSLKVFDNSVETFASGAWTALGNAWRGSTELVQRLENSASNLAGSVQQGGPPGSNATSLLETGKAFTAKGMQVLEYVGKETMDLLISETGIDVEKPNTEGGEQKDEDQLSEEVTFDRCFYIYGGPEQLEELEALSSHYALLFNRRKAKLSAEQKSVYDGKLKEVQQIFNLSTEMDGTSADLNKGKTVKRENEGSGDEMKNLHDSSVNKAAEMAAGFTNVLAGLAVNDIIQRTTGRLESLHSEGVHRLSEMCCFSVSQLLMLGKSIISCANKIEDGEVDEDKVNIEWPEDVSAKAKIIRLNAQTMIGYVEAVSNSFITGISDVTEAYQAAIKVVTTPAESRTDSPQKLVPEKATTFSEHLRADQATAISKIQDGLQFLAHVVISTSMNAA